Proteins from a genomic interval of Deltaproteobacteria bacterium:
- a CDS encoding response regulator: protein MSFNLLIVDDSRSMRAVIKKTISMSGFKMDQCVEARNGREALDVLAKAWVDVIISDINMPEMNGLELLEELKKDSLLKEIPTIVISTEGSEKRIQDAYDLGARGFIKKPFLPEEIKKVLYEVIGVSDEGEYGEDKGDDDTFDF from the coding sequence GCGTGCCGTTATAAAGAAGACCATTTCAATGTCAGGCTTTAAGATGGATCAGTGTGTTGAGGCCAGAAACGGTAGAGAGGCGCTGGATGTATTGGCAAAGGCTTGGGTGGACGTGATTATATCGGACATAAATATGCCCGAGATGAACGGATTAGAACTTTTAGAGGAGCTGAAGAAGGACAGCCTCCTTAAAGAAATTCCCACTATAGTGATAAGCACAGAGGGCAGTGAAAAACGCATTCAGGATGCCTACGATCTGGGGGCAAGGGGCTTCATAAAAAAACCTTTTTTGCCTGAAGAGATAAAAAAAGTCCTTTATGAGGTTATAGGGGTAAGTGATGAAGGAGAATATGGAGAAGATAAGGGAGACGATGACACCTTCGATTTTTGA